One genomic window of Parasteatoda tepidariorum isolate YZ-2023 chromosome 9, CAS_Ptep_4.0, whole genome shotgun sequence includes the following:
- the LOC139426520 gene encoding protein GVQW3-like, translating to MSKAYREAFVSDSNVWKWCRNFDAGRTDVHDAGGHGRKSVSTDDLVQSVDQAIRGNRQFTISELSELIPKLSSPVLLQFRNEAMPHLLCQICPKTHLRRDGSTRGMLQRSSFVNFCDGQTTS from the exons TGACAGCAATGTGTGGAAATGGTGCAGGAACTTTGATGCTGGACGCACAGATGTTCATGATGCAGGCGGCCATGGAAGGAAGTCAGTGTCAACCGATGATCTTGTTCAGAGCGTGGATCAAGCGATTCGCGGAAATCGTCAGTTCACAATTTCTGAGTTGAGTGAGTTGATTCCAAAACTGTCCTCG CCTGTGCTTCTTCAGTTTCGTAATGAAGCCATGCCTCATCTCCTGTGTCAAATTTGTCCAAAAACTCATCTCCGTCGTGATGGTAGCACTAGAGGAATGTTACAGCGGAGCTCATTCGTTAACTTTTGTGATGGTCAGACAACATCTTGA